The genomic window TAACTTTTGAGAACATTTCCTTTAGCTACAATGACCGGAAATCGGAAGCAGGGGATTTGGTACTGCAAGACATATCCTTTAATTTACCTGCGGGACAACTATTAGGTTTATTAGGGCGGACAGGTAGCGGAAAATCTTCCCTAGCGCGGTTATTACTGAGATTATATGATCCAAAATCAGGCTCAATTCACTTGGGAGGTGTGCCAATTAATCAGACTCTTCTCACAGATTTACCTCAAAAAATCGGATTAGTCACCCAGGATGTACAACTGTTTCAAACCACAGTGCGGAATAATCTCACCTTTTTCCATCAGAACATCAGCGACGAACGCATATATGAAACCTTAGAAATATTAGGCTTATCGCCATGGTTGCATTCATTACCCCAAGGCTTAGATACAAACTTAGGGCCAGATAGTAGCGGCTTATCTGCTGGACAAGCGCAATTACTTGCTTTTACGCGCGTCTTTCTCAAAGATCCTGGTTTAGTCATATTAGATGAAGCCTCCTCTCGCCTCGATCCCATGACCGAGAAACTGATTGAAAAAGCCGTTGATAAATTATTAACTGGACGTACAGGAATAATCATTGCCCACCGTTTGGCAACTGTAGAAAGAGCCAATCAAATATTAATTTTAGAACAAAGTCGAGTTATTGAATATGGTCAACGCGAAAAATTAATTAAAAATCCTCACTCACATTTTGCTCAGTTATTACAAACGGGCTTAACCGATTTATTAACCTAAGACCATTCCTAAAATTACGAATTTAAAATTATTATGATATCAACAAAAAAGCGCAAGCATTGGAAATTATTATGGCAACTTATGCGCTACACGCCAAAATTATACACAATTGATTTCTGCTTCTGGATTTTAATTATGGGTTTGCCAGCCCTCCCCGGCTTAATTATTCGAGAATTTTTCAACAGTTTGACTAATGAGGCAAAATTTGCATTATCACCTCTAGCTTTAATTGCGTTATTCCTAGCACTGAATTTAGGACAAATTACAGCTTTATTTGCTGGGCGTATTACCAAAACGCAGTACCGTTTTACTATGCGGTCATTACTGCGACATAATTTGCTAGACAGCCTTTTCAAGAATCCCACAGCACAGCCAATGGTAGTTAATAAAGAGGCTGAAACGAATATATCTCAGGGTGAAATAATCAGTTATTTTCGTGATGATGCTGAACAAATAGAAGAAAATGTGGCATTATTCTCACAAGTTGTAGGACAAGGAATATTTGCTGTTATTTGTTTAGTAATTTTATTAAATATCAATTTACAGATGACAATGTTTGTATTTCTGCCTTTAGTAGGGATGATAGTAATTGTTCGCCAAGCAGAAACTCGGATTAAACAGTATAGAAAAGCCAGCCGCCAAGCTACTGAAAAAGTGACAGGGATTTTAGGTGAAATATTTGCTTCAGTTCAAGCGATTAAAGTCGCTGGTGCAGAAGAAAATGTCCTCAATTATTTTCGTACTCTGAATGACAAACGCCGCCAGATGATGATTAAGGATAGTTTATAGTTTAATCCCAGGCGATCGCACAATTCTTTTTGTCTCAAACCTTTCTGGATGTTCATGAGAGGATTAATTGGGGATAAACCATTGGCATTAACTGATCGAGAATTAAACCCAGCATTCGAGTTCCATTACCAGAATGCCAAAATTGATCCACCTCATACACTTGATGATTCTGCACTGATTTTAGCTGTCTCCAAAGGGGGTTCTTAGCTAACTGCTGAGATAGTGGAACTGGTGAAGGTGGATAAGTCTGCACAAAGATAATATCTGGATTAACTTGGAGAATTTCTTTAAGTGATAAACTTGTGAAACCTGGCTCATGATTTTTGGTCATAGGCTCAGACCAAGGATATTGAGCTAGTTGTTTAATCACACTACCAAAAGTCCCTGCGTCTGTCTCAATGATGAACTTTTGGCTGAGACAGTTAAGAGTAGAACCACCCATCATCAACACAATTTTACGCTCATGTTCTGGGATAGCAAGACGATAAGCCTGAATTTTAGCTTCAATCCGCATGATAGCTGCTTCAGCTTCAGCCATACGCCCTGTTAATTGGGCAATGTCACGTAATCTGCGTAAAGTTGCATCAAATCCACTACCACCCATGAGATATATAGGGGCAGTATTTCGCCACCACCAGCGATAAAACCGATGGGGAAATACCCAGCCGATGATCAGATCAGGCTGAGTATTTTGAATAGCTGAAAAATTTGGCATCATCCAAGACCCTACAGACATGAATTGTTGTGAGCTTTCCCCATAAAATTCTGGTCTGGAGGCTATTCCTTGAGAGAGATAGCCAACAGGTTCTAAACCAAGTTCAACTAAGATATCAAGACCGGTTGCAGTTAAACAGACAATTCGCTTTGCTAATTGCGTTAACTTAATTTCGGTATGTGTGACATCAACAGCACAATATTGCTGTGGTTTAGATCCTGTTTCTAGGTTTGGTGCATTGTTCATTCAGTGATTTTTCAGCTACGGTAATCAGATTTTAGTTTTTTCTATCCCGTTCTAGGATCAGGTTAAACTAATACAGGTGTTTTTTCCATATCTGGACTGTACTTACCTACACTAGCAGCACTATTCAATTTAGCCCGATGATAAAGTAGTTGTTGTGCAGCTTGGGTATTGG from Nostoc sp. UHCC 0870 includes these protein-coding regions:
- a CDS encoding ABC transporter substrate-binding protein, with the translated sequence MNNAPNLETGSKPQQYCAVDVTHTEIKLTQLAKRIVCLTATGLDILVELGLEPVGYLSQGIASRPEFYGESSQQFMSVGSWMMPNFSAIQNTQPDLIIGWVFPHRFYRWWWRNTAPIYLMGGSGFDATLRRLRDIAQLTGRMAEAEAAIMRIEAKIQAYRLAIPEHERKIVLMMGGSTLNCLSQKFIIETDAGTFGSVIKQLAQYPWSEPMTKNHEPGFTSLSLKEILQVNPDIIFVQTYPPSPVPLSQQLAKNPLWRQLKSVQNHQVYEVDQFWHSGNGTRMLGLILDQLMPMVYPQLILS
- a CDS encoding ABC transporter transmembrane domain-containing protein, encoding MISTKKRKHWKLLWQLMRYTPKLYTIDFCFWILIMGLPALPGLIIREFFNSLTNEAKFALSPLALIALFLALNLGQITALFAGRITKTQYRFTMRSLLRHNLLDSLFKNPTAQPMVVNKEAETNISQGEIISYFRDDAEQIEENVALFSQVVGQGIFAVICLVILLNINLQMTMFVFLPLVGMIVIVRQAETRIKQYRKASRQATEKVTGILGEIFASVQAIKVAGAEENVLNYFRTLNDKRRQMMIKDSL